Proteins encoded together in one Agromyces sp. 3263 window:
- a CDS encoding UDP-N-acetylglucosamine--N-acetylmuramyl-(pentapeptide) pyrophosphoryl-undecaprenol N-acetylglucosamine transferase, translating into MTTYLLAGGGTAGHVNPLLAVADRLRDRRPDDEVLVLGTAEGLEARLVPARGYELLTIAKVPFPRRPNRAAVAFPSRFRTSIDDVATIIAERGVEVVVGFGGYVSTPAYLAARRAHVPVAIHEANARPGLANRLGARWAASVGVAFGGSPLRGAEVVGMPLRREIETLDRRALREEAAGFFGLDPQRPVLLATGGSLGARRINRTMVESASTLTGSDWQVLHITGASSDVVDPAIPGYRLVEYADRMDLALALADAAVSRAGAATVSELAALGIPAVYVPYPVGNGEQRFNAAEVVAAGGGVLVDDAGFVPDWVRRELVLLLADRERVARMAAAAASVGHRDGTDRMIALVDAALGGGAGAATRSA; encoded by the coding sequence ACGACGAGGTGCTCGTGCTCGGCACGGCGGAGGGACTCGAGGCGCGGCTCGTGCCGGCTCGCGGCTACGAGCTCCTGACGATCGCCAAGGTGCCATTCCCGCGTCGTCCGAACCGCGCCGCCGTCGCGTTCCCCTCCCGCTTCCGCACGTCGATCGACGATGTCGCCACGATCATCGCGGAGCGCGGCGTCGAGGTCGTCGTCGGCTTCGGCGGGTACGTCTCGACCCCCGCCTACCTGGCCGCGCGACGGGCGCACGTGCCGGTGGCCATCCACGAGGCGAACGCCAGGCCGGGGCTGGCGAATCGCCTCGGCGCGCGCTGGGCGGCATCGGTGGGCGTCGCCTTCGGCGGCTCGCCGCTCCGTGGCGCCGAGGTCGTCGGCATGCCCCTCCGCCGTGAGATCGAGACGCTCGACCGTCGGGCGCTTCGCGAGGAGGCGGCCGGGTTCTTCGGCCTCGATCCCCAGCGCCCGGTGCTCCTCGCGACGGGCGGCTCGCTCGGCGCCCGCCGCATCAACCGCACGATGGTCGAGAGCGCGAGCACCCTCACGGGCTCCGACTGGCAGGTGCTCCACATCACGGGCGCGTCCTCCGACGTGGTCGACCCGGCGATTCCCGGCTATCGCTTGGTCGAGTACGCCGACCGCATGGACCTGGCGCTGGCCCTCGCCGACGCCGCCGTCTCGCGCGCGGGCGCCGCGACGGTGAGCGAGCTGGCCGCCCTCGGCATCCCCGCCGTCTACGTGCCGTATCCCGTCGGCAACGGCGAGCAGCGCTTCAACGCTGCCGAGGTCGTGGCCGCGGGCGGCGGCGTGCTCGTCGACGACGCCGGGTTCGTCCCCGACTGGGTCCGCCGGGAGCTCGTCCTGTTGCTCGCCGACCGCGAGCGCGTGGCGCGCATGGCCGCGGCCGCGGCATCCGTCGGCCACCGCGACGGCACCGACCGCATGATCGCCCTCGTCGACGCCGCGCTCGGCGGGGGTGCCGGCGCCGCCACGCGCAGCGCGTAA
- the murC gene encoding UDP-N-acetylmuramate--L-alanine ligase, with translation MTIKPDLNAQIPAELGAVHFVGIGGSGMSGIARLFIGAGHRVTGSDVRDSANIAALRELGAEIAIGHDAANVGDAEALVVTGALWQDNPEYQLALERGLPVLHRSQALAWLIAGQRLVSVAGAHGKTTSTGMIITGLLELGEDPSFVNGGVIEELGVSAASGTGELFVVEADESDGSFLLYDTSVALITNVDPDHLDHYGSREAFEQAFVDFADRASELVVISSDDPGATRVAAPLSHERVVSFGEAADATVRVHSIETDGPVSFAIDHEGVTHRATLRIPGRHNAINAAGAFAVLVGLGFDPAASLAGIARFAGTGRRFELHGTVGGVSVYDDYAHHPTEVAAALSAARTVVGAGRIIAVHQPHTYSRTQTFAKEFAEVLEQYADETVVLDVYGAREDPVPGVTGALVSERFADASHVAYVPDWQEAADYTARIAEEGDFVITLGCGDVYRIVPQLLGSLERERG, from the coding sequence GTGACCATCAAGCCCGACCTGAACGCCCAGATCCCCGCCGAGCTCGGCGCCGTGCACTTCGTCGGCATCGGCGGCTCGGGCATGAGCGGGATCGCCCGGCTCTTCATCGGCGCCGGGCACCGGGTCACCGGATCCGACGTGCGCGACTCCGCGAACATCGCGGCGCTGCGTGAGCTCGGTGCCGAGATCGCGATCGGGCACGACGCCGCGAACGTCGGCGACGCCGAGGCGCTCGTCGTCACGGGCGCGCTGTGGCAGGACAACCCCGAGTACCAGCTCGCGCTCGAGCGCGGCCTCCCGGTGCTGCATCGCTCCCAGGCGCTCGCCTGGCTCATCGCCGGCCAGCGCCTCGTGTCGGTCGCCGGGGCGCATGGCAAGACGACGTCCACGGGCATGATCATCACCGGGCTGCTCGAGCTGGGCGAGGACCCGAGCTTCGTCAACGGCGGCGTCATCGAGGAGCTCGGCGTCAGCGCGGCCTCCGGCACAGGTGAGCTCTTCGTCGTCGAGGCCGACGAGTCCGACGGGTCGTTCCTGCTCTACGACACCTCGGTCGCGCTCATCACCAACGTCGACCCCGACCACCTCGACCACTACGGTTCGCGGGAGGCCTTCGAGCAGGCCTTCGTGGACTTCGCCGACCGTGCGAGCGAGCTCGTCGTCATCTCCTCCGACGACCCCGGAGCCACGCGCGTCGCCGCCCCCCTCTCGCACGAGCGGGTCGTCAGCTTCGGCGAGGCGGCGGATGCGACCGTGCGGGTGCACTCCATCGAGACCGACGGACCCGTGTCGTTCGCCATCGACCACGAGGGCGTGACGCATCGGGCGACCCTGCGGATCCCAGGGCGCCACAACGCCATCAACGCGGCCGGAGCGTTCGCCGTGCTCGTCGGACTCGGGTTCGACCCCGCGGCATCCCTCGCCGGCATCGCGCGCTTCGCCGGCACCGGTCGTCGCTTCGAGCTGCACGGCACGGTGGGCGGTGTCAGCGTGTACGACGACTACGCGCACCATCCCACCGAGGTCGCCGCGGCCCTGTCGGCGGCGCGCACCGTCGTCGGCGCCGGTCGCATCATCGCCGTGCACCAGCCGCACACGTACAGCCGCACCCAGACGTTCGCGAAGGAGTTCGCCGAGGTGCTCGAGCAGTACGCCGACGAGACCGTCGTGCTCGATGTCTACGGCGCCCGCGAGGACCCCGTCCCGGGCGTCACCGGAGCGCTCGTGAGCGAGCGCTTCGCCGACGCGTCGCACGTCGCGTACGTGCCCGACTGGCAGGAGGCCGCCGACTACACGGCGCGCATCGCCGAGGAGGGCGACTTCGTGATCACGCTCGGCTGCGGCGACGTGTACCGCATCGTGCCGCAACTGCTCGGCTCGCTCGAGCGGGAGCGCGGATGA